The following proteins are encoded in a genomic region of Sneathiella marina:
- the moaA gene encoding GTP 3',8-cyclase MoaA — MAVIDPFGREVNYLRVSVTDRCDFRCKYCMSENMTFLPKKEVLSLEELELISAAFIRKGVRKIRITGGEPLVRKGIMELFRNLGLYIKSGELDELTLTTNGSQLSKYADELYEAGVRRLNVSLDTLDPYQFQDITRWGNFEKVMAGIKAAQKAGLKIKINTVAVKGFNDHECNDLIKWAGDEGMDITFIETMPMGSIDEQRSDQFLPLSELKKQLAETWTMAPSQYRTGGPSDYYDVTETGGRIGFITPLTHNFCESCNRVRLTCTGMLYMCLGQNDKADLKAIIRGEKGFSALDAAIDEAIGRKPKGHDFIIDRNSDDNPAVARHMSVTGG; from the coding sequence ATGGCTGTGATTGACCCTTTCGGTAGAGAAGTAAATTATTTACGAGTGTCTGTAACAGACAGATGCGATTTTCGCTGCAAATATTGCATGTCTGAAAATATGACCTTTTTACCGAAGAAAGAGGTTTTGAGTTTAGAAGAGCTCGAATTGATTTCCGCGGCTTTCATTCGCAAAGGCGTCCGCAAAATCCGCATTACCGGCGGTGAGCCGTTGGTCAGAAAAGGAATAATGGAGCTCTTCAGAAATCTGGGGCTCTACATAAAGAGTGGTGAGCTGGACGAACTGACCCTGACAACCAATGGAAGCCAGTTGAGCAAATATGCGGATGAACTGTATGAAGCCGGTGTCCGGCGTCTCAATGTGTCACTTGATACCCTGGATCCCTACCAGTTTCAGGATATCACCCGCTGGGGAAATTTTGAAAAAGTCATGGCCGGGATTAAAGCTGCGCAAAAAGCCGGTTTGAAAATCAAAATCAATACAGTTGCCGTTAAGGGTTTCAACGATCATGAATGCAACGACCTGATAAAATGGGCTGGCGATGAAGGTATGGACATCACCTTTATCGAGACCATGCCCATGGGCAGTATTGATGAACAGCGGTCAGACCAGTTTCTGCCGTTATCTGAATTGAAGAAGCAACTGGCCGAGACCTGGACGATGGCCCCGTCACAGTATCGAACCGGCGGTCCCTCGGATTATTATGATGTTACTGAAACCGGGGGACGTATCGGCTTCATAACGCCCCTTACCCATAATTTCTGCGAAAGCTGTAATCGCGTGCGCTTAACCTGTACCGGTATGCTTTACATGTGCCTGGGTCAGAATGACAAAGCCGACTTAAAGGCGATCATCCGTGGCGAAAAGGGATTTTCTGCCCTTGATGCTGCAATTGATGAAGCCATCGGCCGCAAACCCAAGGGGCATGATTTTATTATCGATCGTAATTCCGATGATAATCCTGCAGTGGCTCGACATATGAGCGTTACAGGCGGCTAA
- a CDS encoding NAD kinase, whose product MNIHFTASDTADAQAALKRLIHLYGHCPVGQAEIIVALGGDGFMLESMHAFMSKELPIYGMNKGTIGFLLNNYEEEGLIERLQAGEITKLHPLKMTATDMHGEQYEELAINEVSLLRESRQTAKIQISIDGHVKVDELTCDGVLVATPAGSTAYNYSAHGPILPVNAGALALTPISAFRPRRWRGAILPREAKIELRVLESKKRPVSAVADAVEIRDVSTVIVEEQRTTTLHLLFDPEHNLERRILDEQFIL is encoded by the coding sequence ATGAATATTCACTTTACGGCCAGCGATACCGCCGATGCACAAGCGGCCCTGAAACGACTGATCCATCTATATGGGCATTGTCCGGTTGGCCAGGCTGAGATCATCGTCGCGCTTGGCGGCGATGGATTTATGCTCGAAAGCATGCATGCATTTATGTCCAAAGAACTGCCTATTTACGGCATGAACAAGGGCACCATTGGGTTCTTGCTCAACAACTATGAAGAAGAAGGATTGATTGAACGATTGCAGGCGGGAGAGATCACGAAACTTCACCCTCTCAAAATGACAGCCACGGACATGCATGGCGAGCAATATGAAGAGCTCGCGATCAATGAAGTCTCCTTGCTTCGGGAAAGCCGACAGACAGCAAAAATTCAAATCTCCATAGATGGCCATGTAAAAGTCGATGAATTAACCTGTGACGGCGTCCTTGTTGCGACGCCCGCCGGCAGCACGGCTTATAATTATTCTGCCCACGGCCCCATCTTGCCCGTCAATGCGGGCGCTTTGGCCCTTACGCCGATCAGTGCGTTCCGGCCCCGACGTTGGCGTGGGGCTATCCTGCCCCGGGAAGCGAAAATTGAACTGCGCGTGCTGGAATCTAAAAAGCGCCCGGTAAGTGCGGTGGCTGACGCCGTCGAAATTCGCGACGTATCGACAGTAATTGTCGAAGAGCAAAGAACCACAACCCTGCATCTTCTCTTCGATCCAGAGCATAATCTGGAAAGGCGCATTCTAGATGAACAATTTATTCTTTGA